Genomic DNA from Schistocerca americana isolate TAMUIC-IGC-003095 chromosome 6, iqSchAmer2.1, whole genome shotgun sequence:
ttcaaaacactgcaacgttatttctacgggtttggccagcgctatacgtttttcagatgtttattaacaaaatgcgtccatagatgtcacggcagcgctgtaattcatgttaaaacttatctttgcgttctcagtctgtatatcattcagttgtttgtcatcatgtttcggcgcggtttatcagacgcagaaattgcggatttgatcaatcatagcgacactctggataatgtagagagtgattcagacgattctgaatgcaatggtgtgtttgaaggtacgtatttccgaattttccacgtaattgtgcagtacgcacatatctgttgaacatgtgtaaacgatgtatgtagttacacataatgtgatattctttttagaagacgagattgatgacagtttgtcttcagatgaagacgagaatgatgttgaaggtgttgcttcaaatccagcagctgtgccgtatccgaaagacagtgagtggactgcagttgacacctaccgacctctgcctgtcaacacgacacccaggcagatactagtggatattgatgagtcgagttctgtactggattgcagtaaagtgttccttactgacagtgacgtaaatgaactcaagagacagacaaatttgtatgcatcacagacaatacagaagaaaagaagaggaaataatctgaagccccattcagttttgagttcgtggaagccagtgactataagtgagatgaggcgtttcttgggtattattttccacatgtgtgtttcgaaaaagccaaaaattgcggaccattggagcactaatcctgttcttagttgtaacttttgtccccatgtcatgagccgtttgcgtttcactcagatactgtcatgcttgcatcttgttgacaattcaaatcagaaaaaaccaggcgaagatggatttcatccactttacaaagttttgccatattataataatttgaaggagcgatgtatccaggcatatcgtccctcagaaaaagtgacaattgatgaaggaatttgcccatttcgaggtcgtgtgagtttccgtgtttacatgcaaaataagcctcataagtatggactgaaagtatatgctgttgctgaagccagtagtggctatgttgtaaattttgaagtttatgctggtaagcatattgttgacaattcttcgtctgcggttattttgcgattgttgtctgacagcagcttgctgaacaaaggccacactgtgtatttagatcgattttattccagtccagagctatttcagcaactggcagagaaaggcactggagctgttggtactgtgaacaaatccaggaaaggattgcctaaagatttagtatctgctaagctgaaaaagggcgaaatgtcttttcggcgtaaagataatgtattggcaatgaagtggaaagataagagagatgtgtatacattgtctacaaggcatcaagcaacatttggtacgcatactaagagaaatgggtctgtagtattgaaaccacttcaggtacttgattacaacctcaataaaattggagtggatattggagaccaacgcctgcagtacaatccgttccagcacagaactgtgaaatggtggcgaaaattatatttccatttgctgcttatgggagtatcaaatgcattttggctgtacaatgcagtgcacaggaagaaaattacaataacagactttataacagtgcttgcagttcagcttgttgaagacgacacacttgaattcattccaagaaatgaaggaactgtaggtcggctaacaaagagacattttttgcagcacatacctgcaactactaagaagtatgctgctcgtgtgtgtcacgtgtgcagttccaggagcaagaaacagagtggcaaggcttctcgcaaagagacacgatacgaatgtgaacagtgtggcgttgcactctgcctggaaccttgctttaaaattttccacactaaaaaacaatatgattctgtgtgaaatttatatgtaatactgtatactatcagaaacatgtaatgtagtgccacaattttgg
This window encodes:
- the LOC124620361 gene encoding piggyBac transposable element-derived protein 4-like — translated: MFRRGLSDAEIADLINHSDTLDNVESDSDDSECNGVFEEDEIDDSLSSDEDENDVEGVASNPAAVPYPKDSEWTAVDTYRPLPVNTTPRQILVDIDESSSVLDCSKVFLTDSDVNELKRQTNLYASQTIQKKRRGNNLKPHSVLSSWKPVTISEMRRFLGIIFHMCVSKKPKIADHWSTNPVLSCNFCPHVMSRLRFTQILSCLHLVDNSNQKKPGEDGFHPLYKVLPYYNNLKERCIQAYRPSEKVTIDEGICPFRGRVSFRVYMQNKPHKYGLKVYAVAEASSGYVVNFEVYAGKHIVDNSSSAVILRLLSDSSLLNKGHTVYLDRFYSSPELFQQLAEKGTGAVGTVNKSRKGLPKDLVSAKLKKGEMSFRRKDNVLAMKWKDKRDVYTLSTRHQATFGTHTKRNGSVVLKPLQVLDYNLNKIGVDIGDQRLQYNPFQHRTVKWWRKLYFHLLLMGVSNAFWLYNAVHRKKITITDFITVLAVQLVEDDTLEFIPRNEGTVGRLTKRHFLQHIPATTKKYAARVCHVCSSRSKKQSGKASRKETRYECEQCGVALCLEPCFKIFHTKKQYDSV